The following are encoded in a window of Castanea sativa cultivar Marrone di Chiusa Pesio chromosome 5, ASM4071231v1 genomic DNA:
- the LOC142635935 gene encoding oligopeptide transporter 7-like, translated as MVANFQFFGLQPQFAGYPTSVLAQQLGSGLHGLGIGALGFDWSSVSTYLGSPLASPWFATANVAVGFALFMYVITPIAYWLNIYEAKTFPIFPDGLFTSTGRKYNVSAIIDPNFSFENEAYDRCSEIWQLSKSALQEKKTDVHTKLMRKYKQVPQWWFMCLLVVNIVATIFACQYYIDQLQLPWWSILLACSLALFFTLPVGVITATTNQGRGSPPAVAVREKQGLGLSPAVARGWVSTGGESKGGSVTAGSPSPFSPWRR; from the exons ATGGTTgctaatttccaattttttggtTTACAGCCTCA ATTTGCTGGATACCCTACTTCTGTGCTTGCCCAACAGCTAGGTTCAGGGCTTCATGGTCTTGGAATTGGTGCATTGGGGTTTGATTGGTCTAGTGTTTCCACTTACCTTGGGAGCCCATTGGCCAGTCCGTGGTTTGCTACAGCCAATGTTGCTGTTGGTTTTGCACTTTTCATGTATGTCATTACCCCAATAGCATATTGGCTCAATATCTACGAGGCCAAGACGTTTCCTATATTCCCAGATGGGCTATTCACGTCTACTGGCCGAAAATATAATGTTTCAGCTATAATAGACCCCAACTTCAGCTTTGAGAATGAGGCATATGACC GTTGTAGTGAAATATGGCAGCTAAGCAAGTCTGCCCTCCAAGAGAAGAAGACGGATGTGCACACAAAGCTCATGAGAAAATATAAGCAAGTTCCTCAATGGTGGTTTATGTGCCTACTTGTGGTTAACATTGTGGCAACCATATTTGCCTGCCAGTACTACATTGATCAACTTCAATTACCATGGTGGAGCATCTTGCTAGCATGCAGTCTTGCCTTATTTTTCACTCTTCCTGTTGGAGTCATCACTGCCACAACAAATCAG GGACGTGGGTCTCCACCGGCAGTGGCTGTGCGAGAGAAGCAAGGGCTTGGGCTGTCGCCAGCAGTGGCTAGGGGTTGGGTCTCCACCGGTGGCGAGTCAAAGGGAGGCAGCGTCACAGCAGGCTCTCCTTCCCCTTTCTCTCCCTGGCGCCGTTAG